A window from Corythoichthys intestinalis isolate RoL2023-P3 chromosome 10, ASM3026506v1, whole genome shotgun sequence encodes these proteins:
- the LOC130922542 gene encoding RNA-binding protein 45-like has translation MDESYSNVKQTPENLDDPPNSRLFLVTSRTVTEDELRDRFSVFGDIQGIWVVKDKQTKESKGICYVKFAKSSQACRAMEEMHGKVLLDGKKPLKVFIAQSRSSSSHRDVEDEDLTRIFVMIPKSFSEDDLKNTFKEYGDIEYCIIVKNKVTGESKGLGYVRYYRPSQAALAIENCDKSYRAILAEPRTKAAATEDPNSSMGTRSEYMGSADSMALFPYNMAAPAESVNYQMMDYHGADLSHCLLATTRAALSQEQFFALFDIIPGMEYCKQQRDVYGTSKGHAIVRYSNLGSALYAKDKLNGFEYPPGNRLVVDFMDDGEDCSGSVGRMAMQFVAIQMLPSVWNGPSNNQAVKHPTSSHPGFSGPPGPRIQTDVSLPPIKKLAPADSLCKERLFVVFSPAPLPIDVLENVYGRFGSLIEVFLVAGRKVGYVKYAEKQCADDAMAALHGCVVNGVKMKVMLADPPKEESHKRLRTY, from the exons ATGGACGAGTCCTACTCGAACGTGAAACAAACACCGGAGAACCTCGACGACCCTCCCAATAGCCGCCTGTTCCTGGTGACCAGCCGCACCGTCACCGAAGATGAGCTTCGAGACCGCTTCTCCGTGTTTGGCGACATTCAGGGCATTTGGGTCGTTAAAGACAAGCAGACGAAGGAGTCTAAAGGCATTTGTTACGTCAAGTTCGCCAAATCGTCTCAGGCCTGCCGGGCAATGGAAGAAATGCACGGAAAGGTCCTTCTCGACGGGAAAAAACCACTCAAG GTTTTTATCGCCCAGTCGCGGTCGTCCTCCAGCCACCGAGACGTGGAGGATGAGGACCTGACCAGGATCTTTGTCATGATCCCCAAATCCTTCTCTGAGGATGACCTGAAGAACACCTTTAAG GAATATGGTGACATTGAATATTGCATCATTGTCAAGAACAAAGTGACAGGGGAGAGTAAAGGTTTGGGCTATGTGAGGTACTACAGACCCTCGCAAGCAGCCCTGGCTATTGAGAACTGTGACAAAT CTTACAGGGCCATTCTGGCGGAACCTCGCACCAAAGCCGCAGCCACGGAAGACCCCAACAGCAGCATGGGGACCAGGAGCGAATACATGGGCAGCGCCGACTCCATGGCCTTGTTCCCTTACAACATGGCTGCACCGGCTGAATCCGTCAACTACCAAATGATGGACTACCACGGCGCCGACTTGAGCCACTGCCTGCTGGCGACGACCCGCGCCGCCCTCAGCCAGGAGCAATTTTTTGCTCTGTTTGACATCATTCCGGGGATGGAATACTGCAAGCAACAGCGGGACGTTTATGGGACAAGCAAAG GTCACGCTATAGTCCGCTACAGCAACCTGGGATCGGCATTATATGCAAAGGACAAACTGAACGGATTTGAATATCCACCAGGAAACAGACTGGTTGTTGACTTTATGGATGACGGAGAAGATTGCAGCGG TTCAGTAGGTAGGATGGCTATGCAGTTTGTGGCCATCCAGATGTTGCCATCAGTATGGAATGGACCCTCCAACAACCAAGCCGTCAAACATCCTACCTCTTCTCACCCG GGATTCAGTGGGCCTCCAGGCCCCCGGATCCAAACAGACGTGAGCCTGCCACCCATCAAGAAGCTGGCGCCCGCTGACAGCTTGTGCAAGGAGCGCTTGTTTGTGGTGTTCAGCCCAGCCCCCTTGCCCATCGATGTGCTGGAGAACGTTTATGG CCGTTTTGGATCCCTGATAGAGGTCTTCTTGGTGGCAGGCAGGAAAGTTGGATACGTGAAGTATGCAGAAAAGCAG tgcgCAGATGATGCAATGGCAGCGCTCCACGGTTGCGTGGTCAACGGCGTGAAGATGAAGGTGATGCTTGCCGATCCTCCCAAGGAAGAATCGCACAAAAGGCTTCGCACGTACTAG